In Rouxiella sp. WC2420, the following proteins share a genomic window:
- a CDS encoding cytochrome c, whose product MKLKAISLLSLTMLSGIFMHSVQAAQSNDVDALISKGAYLARAGDCAACHTSKGGDSFAGGLQIKSPMGVIYSSNITPDPDHGIGQYTEQQFADAVRKGVRADGSYLYPAMPYPDYQGISDEDIHALYTYFMKGVKPVAKSAPETSLSFPFSQRWGIRFWNMMFTSDKTFAPASNAPAEVNRGKYLVETLGHCGSCHTPRGVAMQEKALNDSDPAFLSGSELNDWPVPAIRSPDGWTTQDIVDYLGTGRNHFASVGGEMTSVVEHSMQYMTPDDLKAIAVYLQSLPAEKTAVNQKPDVAKATADTAQFLTAGKGLSQGQLLYLNNCEACHWTNGNGAKGIFPRLNGAAIVQADNPTGLISTVLNGAATPSTQNAPSVLFMPGFAGRLSDQQVADLTTFVRQGWGNNAPAVTVDQVKKVRDAMEKKQ is encoded by the coding sequence ATGAAACTAAAGGCCATTAGCCTGTTATCTCTCACCATGCTGTCCGGGATTTTTATGCACAGCGTTCAGGCTGCACAGAGCAATGATGTCGATGCACTGATTAGCAAAGGCGCCTATCTGGCCCGCGCCGGAGACTGTGCTGCATGCCACACGTCCAAAGGGGGCGACTCTTTCGCCGGCGGTTTGCAGATCAAAAGTCCGATGGGCGTGATCTACTCCTCCAATATCACTCCCGACCCGGACCATGGCATAGGTCAATACACCGAACAGCAATTTGCTGATGCAGTGCGTAAAGGGGTTCGTGCGGACGGTAGTTATCTTTACCCAGCAATGCCTTATCCGGATTATCAGGGGATTAGCGATGAGGATATTCACGCGCTTTATACCTATTTCATGAAAGGGGTCAAACCTGTTGCTAAATCTGCCCCTGAAACGTCGCTGAGTTTCCCGTTCAGCCAGCGCTGGGGTATACGTTTCTGGAATATGATGTTTACTTCGGATAAAACGTTTGCACCGGCCAGCAATGCGCCTGCAGAGGTGAATAGAGGAAAATATCTGGTTGAAACACTCGGCCACTGCGGCAGCTGTCATACGCCACGCGGTGTTGCGATGCAGGAAAAAGCGCTGAATGATTCCGACCCGGCATTCCTGTCCGGCAGTGAACTGAATGATTGGCCAGTGCCCGCGATTCGCAGCCCGGACGGCTGGACAACGCAGGATATTGTTGACTATCTGGGAACCGGACGTAACCACTTTGCCTCAGTGGGCGGGGAAATGACCAGCGTTGTCGAGCACAGTATGCAATATATGACGCCCGACGATCTCAAAGCCATCGCCGTTTATCTACAGTCGCTGCCCGCGGAGAAAACCGCCGTAAATCAGAAACCTGATGTGGCAAAAGCCACCGCAGACACAGCGCAATTCCTCACGGCGGGCAAAGGCTTGAGTCAGGGACAACTGCTGTATCTCAATAACTGTGAAGCCTGCCACTGGACTAACGGCAATGGTGCCAAAGGCATATTCCCTCGCCTTAACGGAGCCGCAATTGTGCAGGCCGATAATCCTACCGGATTAATCAGTACCGTACTGAACGGCGCGGCAACACCTTCGACGCAAAACGCGCCATCGGTACTGTTTATGCCAGGGTTCGCGGGCAGACTTTCCGATCAGCAGGTTGCTGATTTGACGACTTTTGTACGTCAAGGATGGGGTAATAACGCGCCAGCGGTAACGGTGGATCAGGTGAAAAAGGTCAGAGATGCGATGGAAAAGAAGCAGTAA
- a CDS encoding O-antigen ligase family protein: MPMIALAILYFAWSLFATVATPDKANEWVLFTASKRWFLSGIIAFYVCWAAQEHRLSASSLKRLALASLFAAFVAASVYGVWLHFTKPDRVVLGISRATLTAYAYSALALSIMTLIARNCTSGKKYLGILLMTLVSLYIIFLTETRSSMVLHLILSVLLVLATLWQDKKLTPKSLGILILLVVVVVGGGSQSKIVQSRFDLTCSELQMYKQGDDQSSLGSRFTMWKMGIIAFKEYPFGQTETGRNQRIRQYLDSHNQSHSFALRYIDVHLHNEFIQLASLSGIFGILALLYFFIALMFRNGISGFLLNPVSMVALSAFLYGLTDVLLISEQYIVLFSMIILLSWICTRSEKRPD; this comes from the coding sequence ATGCCTATGATTGCATTGGCCATCCTCTATTTTGCCTGGTCACTTTTCGCGACGGTTGCCACCCCGGATAAAGCGAATGAATGGGTACTGTTTACCGCCAGTAAACGCTGGTTTCTTAGTGGCATTATAGCCTTCTACGTTTGCTGGGCAGCGCAGGAGCACCGTTTATCGGCGAGTTCTTTAAAGCGCCTGGCTTTGGCCTCTCTATTTGCCGCCTTTGTTGCCGCCAGTGTCTATGGAGTTTGGCTGCATTTCACCAAGCCTGATCGGGTCGTTTTGGGTATTAGCCGCGCCACGCTGACGGCTTACGCCTATAGCGCCCTTGCGCTGTCGATCATGACGCTTATCGCCCGTAACTGCACTTCAGGCAAAAAGTATCTCGGCATTCTGCTGATGACGCTAGTGTCGCTATACATTATTTTTCTCACCGAGACGCGTTCTTCGATGGTATTGCACCTGATACTCTCAGTGCTTCTGGTGCTGGCAACGTTGTGGCAGGATAAAAAATTGACCCCAAAATCGCTTGGCATACTGATATTGCTGGTGGTGGTGGTGGTGGGCGGCGGCTCGCAATCGAAGATAGTTCAATCACGCTTTGATCTCACGTGCAGTGAATTGCAGATGTATAAACAAGGCGACGATCAGTCCTCCCTAGGTTCGCGATTTACGATGTGGAAAATGGGGATTATTGCCTTTAAAGAGTACCCATTTGGGCAAACCGAGACCGGGCGCAACCAGCGTATTCGGCAGTATCTAGATAGCCACAACCAGTCTCATTCATTTGCATTACGTTACATCGATGTTCATTTGCATAATGAATTTATTCAGTTAGCCTCTTTGTCCGGAATTTTTGGCATCCTGGCGCTGCTGTATTTCTTTATCGCACTGATGTTCCGCAACGGCATTTCCGGATTCTTGTTGAATCCTGTGTCGATGGTAGCATTATCGGCCTTCCTGTATGGCTTAACCGATGTGTTATTAATTTCCGAGCAATATATCGTGTTGTTCTCGATGATTATTCTCCTGTCATGGATTTGCACACGCTCAGAAAAACGGCCTGACTAA
- a CDS encoding AraC family transcriptional regulator: MSGHRETETYSNRGVLAAAASGLSDFIITKGADVDRVLGLCHIDPELLQRPTLSLGLTNYCQVLEEAARQSGCDNFGLHYGKQFKPQSLGLIGYIGLCSSSAETALQNVVNAFPFHQHNTLTRLIDKGEYYRFDYQVRHGGILCKRQDAELTLGMILNLLRHGLGKNWAPREVHFEHPRPEQWHEHCKIFDAPVYFDQPFNSLLIAKRDLQRSMPEQDQTLLLVMQDAIRRLNTDSHSQQSVVDRARSQVRQVLTMGEPVLDDVADKMGMSVSSLQRRLREQNLTFTVLVDKVRCELATHYLQQQQLPISEMALLLGYSEVSAFSRAFRRWFGVSPRQWRQERQH, translated from the coding sequence ATGTCCGGCCATCGCGAGACGGAAACCTACAGCAATCGTGGCGTATTGGCGGCGGCGGCCAGCGGGCTGAGCGATTTTATTATTACTAAAGGGGCAGACGTTGATCGCGTACTCGGGCTTTGTCATATCGACCCCGAGCTTTTGCAGCGACCGACTCTGAGTCTGGGGCTGACCAACTATTGTCAGGTGCTGGAAGAGGCGGCCAGACAGTCGGGTTGTGATAACTTCGGTTTGCATTACGGCAAGCAATTCAAACCACAGTCATTAGGCCTGATCGGCTATATCGGTCTCTGCTCGTCATCGGCGGAAACTGCTTTGCAAAATGTCGTTAATGCCTTTCCTTTTCATCAACATAACACGCTTACTCGCCTGATTGATAAAGGCGAATACTATCGCTTTGACTATCAGGTGCGTCACGGCGGTATTTTATGTAAACGTCAGGATGCCGAGCTGACACTAGGGATGATCCTGAACCTGCTGCGCCACGGTTTAGGTAAAAATTGGGCGCCGCGTGAGGTGCATTTTGAGCATCCGCGCCCCGAGCAGTGGCATGAGCACTGCAAGATCTTCGATGCACCGGTCTATTTTGATCAACCCTTCAACTCGCTACTGATCGCCAAGCGCGATCTCCAGCGATCGATGCCGGAGCAAGATCAGACTTTGCTGCTAGTGATGCAGGATGCGATCCGCCGGCTGAATACCGACAGTCACTCGCAGCAGTCTGTAGTCGATCGCGCGCGATCGCAGGTTCGCCAGGTGTTAACAATGGGTGAGCCGGTTCTTGATGACGTCGCCGATAAGATGGGCATGTCGGTAAGTTCGCTCCAGCGCAGGCTGCGTGAGCAGAATCTGACCTTTACCGTACTGGTGGATAAAGTGCGCTGCGAGTTGGCTACCCACTATCTGCAGCAACAGCAGCTACCTATTTCAGAGATGGCCCTTTTGCTGGGTTATTCAGAGGTTAGCGCCTTTTCGCGCGCCTTCCGCCGCTGGTTTGGCGTCAGCCCTCGTCAATGGCGTCAGGAGCGACAACATTAA
- a CDS encoding phosphotransferase enzyme family protein codes for MNAKQSDTLDEQSLHQLAEQALRQYPQELQGEIALICRSENATFVVRLADCSRLALRVHRDDYHQRNEIESELSWLDSLRETGIQVPEALVGSNGQRVQTLALDEQHSRHVVLFRWIAGEMPTTEVDPRAFAQLGEVTARLHQHSQNWEKPAGFKRIVWDHQTMTGDKGHWGRWQDAPGLREEDHPLVERTLARVDRTLQKYGKNPRRYGLIHADLRLTNLLLHKGETRVIDFDDCGMGWYMHDAAAAISFVEHHPRAQEWVEHWLAGYQRICPLSEECLAVIPTMIIQRRIQLLAWVGSHATTEMAISLGDRWVADSIKLCEAYLATEECALAVI; via the coding sequence ATGAATGCAAAACAGTCTGATACCCTGGACGAACAGAGCCTGCACCAGCTCGCTGAACAGGCACTGCGTCAATATCCCCAAGAGCTACAAGGGGAAATTGCCCTGATCTGTCGTTCTGAAAATGCCACTTTTGTGGTGCGCCTGGCAGATTGCAGTCGGCTTGCGCTGCGAGTGCATCGCGATGACTATCATCAACGTAATGAAATCGAGAGCGAGCTGTCCTGGCTCGACAGCCTGCGTGAAACCGGCATTCAGGTGCCCGAAGCGCTGGTGGGCAGTAACGGCCAGCGAGTGCAGACGCTGGCGCTGGATGAGCAACACAGCCGACACGTGGTGTTATTCAGGTGGATAGCAGGTGAAATGCCGACTACCGAGGTCGATCCGCGCGCCTTTGCCCAACTCGGTGAGGTGACTGCGCGATTGCATCAACACAGCCAAAACTGGGAAAAACCTGCCGGATTCAAACGAATCGTCTGGGATCATCAGACCATGACCGGCGATAAAGGGCATTGGGGCCGCTGGCAGGATGCACCGGGCTTGCGCGAAGAAGATCATCCGCTGGTGGAAAGGACACTGGCCCGCGTAGACCGGACCCTGCAAAAATATGGTAAAAATCCTCGCCGCTACGGGCTGATCCACGCCGATCTGCGCCTGACTAATCTGCTGTTGCACAAAGGCGAGACGCGAGTGATCGATTTTGATGACTGCGGCATGGGCTGGTATATGCACGACGCGGCAGCGGCCATCAGCTTCGTAGAGCATCATCCCAGAGCGCAAGAGTGGGTAGAACATTGGCTGGCCGGTTATCAGCGTATCTGCCCGCTGAGCGAGGAATGTCTGGCGGTGATCCCGACGATGATTATCCAGCGGCGCATTCAACTTTTGGCCTGGGTAGGCTCACATGCCACTACCGAGATGGCGATAAGCCTGGGCGATCGCTGGGTTGCCGACAGTATCAAACTCTGTGAAGCCTATCTGGCGACAGAAGAGTGCGCACTGGCGGTGATTTAG
- a CDS encoding aspartate aminotransferase family protein, whose protein sequence is MLKTNAFDAAASSDVSPKALEMIERRRRLLGPAYQLFYKNPVHLVRGEGVWVYDDAGRRYLDVYNNVPSVGHCHPYVLEAMIRQASTLNTHTRYLHDNVLNFAEKLVSTMPPELSQVMFTCTGSEANDLALRIAEDFTGGTGVIITEFSYHGMTKAIAGLSASMGPYVKVNGDARVIPAPIHDPANPAAVGKKFAADVRAALADMRRHGIKPAALMIDTFFTSDGGFFDPAGFLKEAIDEIHKAGALYIADEVQPGYGRSGEHMWGFQRHGVLPDIVSLGKPMGNGHPMAAITIKPHILERFGSESSYFNTFGGNTVSSAVGLAVLEVIEQENLIPSVGRAGKAILDGISELATRFPAIGSVRGAGLFVSVDFTTPEGKPDSATALAVVNALREEGVLIGASGPHANILKIRPPLVFTAEHSLILVESLEKVLSKLF, encoded by the coding sequence ATGCTGAAAACAAACGCTTTTGATGCCGCCGCCAGTTCCGACGTTTCCCCAAAGGCGCTGGAAATGATCGAACGCCGCCGTCGCCTGCTCGGTCCGGCCTACCAGCTGTTTTACAAGAATCCGGTACACCTGGTACGCGGCGAAGGCGTGTGGGTTTATGACGACGCCGGTCGCCGCTATCTTGACGTTTATAACAATGTGCCGTCAGTCGGCCACTGCCATCCTTATGTACTGGAAGCAATGATTCGTCAGGCCTCAACCCTGAACACACATACCCGTTATTTGCACGATAATGTGCTCAACTTCGCCGAAAAGTTAGTATCGACCATGCCGCCTGAGCTGAGCCAGGTAATGTTTACCTGTACCGGCAGCGAAGCAAACGATCTTGCGCTGCGCATCGCCGAAGACTTTACAGGCGGCACTGGTGTAATCATCACCGAATTCAGCTATCACGGCATGACCAAAGCGATTGCCGGCCTGTCTGCTTCAATGGGTCCTTACGTCAAAGTTAATGGTGACGCGCGAGTAATCCCTGCCCCAATCCATGACCCGGCCAATCCTGCCGCGGTGGGCAAAAAATTTGCCGCCGACGTTCGTGCTGCTCTGGCCGACATGCGCCGCCACGGGATCAAACCCGCGGCCCTGATGATCGATACCTTCTTTACCAGCGACGGCGGTTTCTTTGATCCGGCAGGCTTCCTTAAAGAGGCGATCGACGAAATCCACAAGGCTGGCGCGCTGTATATTGCCGATGAAGTGCAACCAGGCTACGGCCGTTCAGGTGAACATATGTGGGGATTCCAGCGCCACGGCGTACTGCCGGATATCGTCAGCCTCGGCAAACCAATGGGCAACGGTCATCCAATGGCGGCAATCACCATCAAGCCGCACATTCTTGAACGTTTCGGCAGTGAATCGAGCTATTTCAATACCTTCGGTGGCAATACTGTGTCATCTGCGGTGGGTCTGGCAGTGCTGGAAGTGATCGAGCAGGAAAATCTGATCCCGAGCGTAGGCCGAGCCGGCAAGGCGATTCTCGACGGCATCAGCGAGCTGGCGACCCGCTTCCCGGCCATTGGCAGCGTGCGCGGTGCGGGGCTGTTTGTTTCTGTCGATTTCACCACCCCAGAGGGCAAACCGGATTCTGCGACCGCACTGGCAGTGGTCAATGCGCTGCGTGAAGAAGGCGTTCTGATTGGCGCATCGGGGCCTCACGCCAATATTCTGAAGATTCGCCCTCCGCTGGTCTTCACTGCCGAGCACAGCCTGATCCTGGTGGAAAGTCTGGAAAAAGTACTCAGCAAGCTGTTCTAA
- the eat gene encoding ethanolamine permease — MSTQLKPTLGTLHLWAIAVGLVISGEYFGWSYGWGVAGTLGFLVTTLLVATMYTCFIFSFTELTTAIPHAGGPFAYSRRAFGETGGLIAGMATLIEFVFAPPAIALAIGAYLNVQFPHLNPKVAALGAYVVFMALNILGVKLAAMFELVVTVLAVLELLVFMGVVAPGFSFSNFVLNGWSGGEHFGLPAVSGIFAAIPFAIWFFLAIEGAAMAAEEAKDPKRTIPKAYVSGILTLVVLAIGVMIMAGGAGDWSKLSNINDPLPQAMKMVVGEHSGWMHMLVWIGLFGLVASFHGIIIGYSRQFFALARAGYLPSGLAKLSRFQTPHGAIILGGVIGIAAIFSDGVVNLQGMSLTAAMITMAVFGAIVMYIMSMLSLFKLRRSAPDLARSFRAPGYPIVPGIALVLAVVCLIAMVWFNLEIAGIFVVFMLVAYIYFGATKAQRNAAAPDAMLSGE; from the coding sequence ATGTCAACACAGCTTAAACCAACGCTCGGTACGCTACACCTGTGGGCCATTGCCGTCGGGCTGGTTATCTCCGGCGAATACTTTGGCTGGAGTTATGGCTGGGGCGTAGCCGGTACACTGGGCTTTTTAGTGACCACACTGCTAGTTGCTACCATGTATACCTGCTTTATCTTCAGCTTTACCGAGCTGACCACCGCGATCCCGCACGCAGGTGGACCCTTTGCCTACAGTCGTCGCGCCTTTGGTGAGACCGGTGGCCTGATTGCCGGTATGGCGACGCTGATTGAGTTTGTCTTTGCGCCACCGGCAATTGCGCTGGCGATTGGTGCCTATCTCAATGTGCAGTTCCCACACCTTAATCCAAAAGTTGCAGCGCTTGGCGCTTACGTCGTGTTTATGGCGCTGAATATTTTGGGCGTAAAACTGGCGGCGATGTTTGAGTTGGTGGTCACTGTCCTGGCGGTACTGGAATTGCTGGTATTTATGGGCGTCGTCGCGCCTGGCTTCAGTTTCAGCAATTTCGTGCTCAATGGCTGGTCCGGCGGTGAGCATTTTGGTCTGCCTGCGGTATCGGGGATTTTTGCCGCCATTCCGTTTGCCATCTGGTTCTTCCTGGCAATTGAAGGCGCAGCAATGGCCGCCGAGGAAGCCAAAGATCCGAAACGCACCATTCCTAAAGCTTATGTCAGCGGGATCCTGACATTGGTCGTTTTGGCGATCGGCGTGATGATCATGGCCGGTGGTGCGGGTGACTGGAGCAAGCTGTCGAACATCAACGATCCGCTGCCACAGGCAATGAAGATGGTGGTCGGCGAGCATTCTGGCTGGATGCACATGCTGGTGTGGATTGGTCTGTTCGGCCTGGTCGCCAGCTTCCACGGCATTATTATCGGCTACTCGCGTCAGTTTTTTGCACTGGCTCGTGCTGGTTATCTTCCATCTGGGCTGGCAAAACTGTCACGCTTTCAGACGCCACATGGCGCCATTATTCTCGGCGGCGTGATCGGCATTGCGGCGATTTTCAGTGACGGAGTCGTTAACCTGCAGGGCATGTCTCTGACCGCAGCGATGATTACTATGGCGGTATTTGGCGCAATTGTGATGTATATCATGAGCATGCTTAGCCTGTTCAAACTGCGTCGCTCTGCACCGGATTTGGCACGCAGCTTCCGCGCGCCGGGCTATCCGATTGTGCCGGGGATTGCGCTAGTACTGGCCGTGGTGTGCCTGATTGCCATGGTGTGGTTCAATCTGGAAATTGCCGGTATTTTCGTGGTGTTTATGCTGGTTGCCTACATTTACTTTGGTGCCACCAAGGCACAACGTAATGCGGCAGCGCCAGACGCGATGCTGTCAGGCGAGTAA